The stretch of DNA CGGTGAAGTCCGACGACGTCGCCGGCCGCACCAAGGTCTACGAGGCCATCGTGCGCGGCGACGACACCTTCGAGGCGGGCATCCCGGAGAGCTTCAACGTGCTGGTGAAGGAGATGCGGTCGCTCGGCCTCAACGTCGAGCTGCTGTCCTCCAAGCGCGCGGCGAACGACCAGCTCGAGGCGCCTCCGGAGGCGGCCGAGTAGGCCCCTTCCGCCTCAATCGACTGACGACGGCGGCGGGGCCCTCATCCACCAGGGCCCCAGCCGCCGAAACCCGTTTCATCAGACGGCGGCCCCGGCTCGGCCCTTCGCGGCGCCCCGTCAGCCAAGGAGCAGATCATGAACCAAGAGGTCATGAATCTTTTCAACCAGCAGGCTCAGCCTCAGAGCTTCGACCAGATCAAGATCTCGATCTCGTCGCCTGAGAAGATCCTGTCCTGGTCCTACGGCGAGATCAAGAAGCCCGAGACCATCAACTATCGCACGTTCAAGCCCGAGCGTGACGGCTTGTTCTGCGCCCGGATCTTCGGGCCGATCAAGGATTACGAGTGCTTGTGCGGCAAGTACAAGCGCATGAAGTACAAGGGCGTGATCTGCGAGAAGTGTGGCGTCGAGGTCACCCTCGCGCGCGTCCGTCGCGACCGCATGGGCCATATCGAGCTCGCGGCGCCCGTCGCCCATATCTGGTTCCTGAAGTCGCTGCCGAGCCGCATCGGCTTGCTTCTCGACATGGCGCTCAAGGACCTCGAGCGCATCCTGTACTTCGAGTCCTACGTCACCATCGAGCCGGGCCTCACCCCGCTGAAGGAGCGTCAGCTCCTCAGCGAGGAGGAGTACCTGCGCGCGCAGGAGGAGTACGGCGAGGACAGCTTCACCGCCATGATCGGCGCGGAAGCGATCCGGCGCATCCTGCAGGAGCTCGACCTCGACAAGATCGCGGCCGACCTGCGCGAGGAGATCGCCACCACCACCTCCGAGCTGAAGCCCAAGAAGCTGCTGAAGCGCCTCAAGATCATCGAGGCGTTCCAGATGTCGGGCAACCGGCCGGAATGGATGATCCTGACCGTCGTGCCGGTGATCCCGCCGGACCTGCGCCCGCTCGTCCCGCTCGACGGCGGCCGCTTCGCGACCTCGGACCTCAACGACCTCTACCGCCGCGTCATCAACCGTAACAACCGCCTCAAGCGGCTGATCGAGCTGCGCGCGCCCGACATCATCATCCGCAACGAGAAGCGGATGCTGCAGGAGGCGGTCGACGCGCTGTTCGACAACGGCCGCCGCGGCCGCGTCATCACGGGCGCCAACAAGCGCCCGCTGAAGTCGCTCGCCGACATGCTGAAGGGCAAGCAGGGCCGGTTCCGCCAGAACCTGCTCGGCAAGCGCGTCGACTATTCCGGCCGCTCGGTCATCGTGGTCGGCCCGGAGCTGAAGCTGCACCAGTGCGGGCTGCCGAAGAAGATGGCGCTCGAGCTGTTCAAGCCGTTCATCTACGCGCGGCTCGACGCCAAGGGCTTCTCGGCCACGGTGAAGCAGGCCAAGAAGCTCGTCGAGAAGGAGAAGCCGGAGGTCTGGGACATCCTGGACGAGGTGATCCGCGAGCATCCCGTGATGCTGAACCGGGCGCCGACGCTGCACCGCCTCGGCATCCAGGCCTTCGAGCCGAAGCTGATCGAGGGCAAGGCGATCCAGCTGCATCCGCTGGTCTGCGCCGCGTTCAACGCCGACTTCGACGGCGACCAGATGGCCGTGCACGTCCCGCTGTCGCTGGAAGCGCAGCTGGAAGCGCGCGTCCTGATGATGTCGACGAACAACATCCTGCACCCGGCCAACGGCGCGCCGATCATCGTGCCGTCGCAGGACATCGTGCTCGGCCTCTACTACCTGTCGATCGTCGCCGACGGTTCGCCCGGTGAGCACAAGCCGAACGATCCGAAGAACCCGATGAAGGGCGTCTTCGGCGATTTCGGCGAGCTCGAGCACGCGCTGGCGGCCCGCACGGTCACGCTGCACACCAAGATCAAGTGGCGCTGGCGCGGCCTCGATTCGGATGGCAACGAGGTCAGCCGGATCTACGACACCACGCCGGGTCGGGTGATCCTGTCCAGCGTGCTGCCACGCCACAAGCGCGTCCCCTTCGACGTCGTCAACAAGCTGATGACGAAGAAGGAGATCTCGGCGATGATCGACACCGTCTACCGCCATTGCGGTCAGAAGGAGTCGGTGATCTTCTGCGACCGCATCATGGGTCTCGGCTTCATCCACGCCTTCCGCGCCGGCATCTCGTTCGGCAAGGACGACATGGTGGTGCCGGACAACAAGTGGTCGATCGTCGACGAGACCCGCACGCTCGTGAAGGATTACGAGCAGCAGTACCAGGACGGCCTGATCACCCAGGGCGAGAAGTACAACAAGGTCGTGGACGCCTGGGCCAAGTGCTCCGACCGTCTCGCCGGCGAGATGATGAACCGCATCTCGTCCGTGCAGAAGGACGAGCACGGCGCCGACAAGCAGGTCAACTCGATCTACATGATGAGCCACTCGGGTGCCCGTGGCTCGCCGGCGCAGATGAAGCAGCTCGCGGCGATGCGCGGCCTGATGGCCAAGCCCTCGGGCGAGATCATCGAGACCCCGATCATCTCGAACTTCAAGGAAGGCCTCGACGTTCTCGAGTACTTCAACTCGACGCACGGCGCCCGCAAGGGCCTCGCCGATACCGCGCTCAAGACCGCCAACTCGGGCTACCTGACCCGCCGCCTCGTCGACGTGGCGCAGGACGCGGTGATCCGCGAGACCGATTGCGGCACCGAGAACGGCATCCGGATGCGCGCCATCATCGATGCCGGCCAGGTCGTGGCCTCGCTGGCGACCCGCATCCTCGGCCGCGCCACGGCCGAGGACCTGGTCGCCAACGACGGCTCGATCATCGTCGCCAAGGGTGAGACCATCGAGGAGAAGCACCTCGAGGCGATCACCAAGGCCGGCATCCAGGAGGTGAAGATCCGCTCGGTCCTGGTCTGCGCGACCCGGAACGGCGTCTGCGCCACCTGCTACGGGCGCGACCTCGCCCGCGGCACGCCCGTCAACATGGGCGAGGCCGTCGGCGTCATCGCGGCGCAGTCGATCGGCGAGCCGGGCACCCAGCTCACGATGCGCACCTTCCACATCGGCGGCGCGGCCCAGATCGCCGACTCGTCCTTCATCGAGTCGAGCTTCGAGGGCACGGTGCGGATCCGCAACCGCGGTCTCGCGCGCAACTCCGACGGCGACCTGGTCGCCATCGGCCGCAACGTCGCGGTGGTGATCGTGGGGCCGGACGGCACCGAGCGGGCGGTCCACCGCCTGCAATACGGCGCCCGCGTCCGGGTCGACGAGGGTGACGCGATCAAGCGCGGCCAGCGCATCGCCGAGTGGGATCCCTACACCCGGCCGATCCTGACCGAGATCGACGGCATCGTGGCCTACGAGGACCTGATCGACGGCCAGTCGATCACCGAGACGACCGACGAGTCGACCGGCATCGCCAAGCGCGTCGTCATCGACTGGCGCGGCTCGGCGCGGACGGCGGACCTGCGTCCGGCGCTCGCGATCCACGACCAGAACGGCCGGGTGCAGAAGCTCCCGCGCGGTTCGGATGCCCGCTCGATCCTGCCGGTCGAGGCGATCATCGGCGTCGATCCGGGCACCCGGGTCAAGGCCGGCGACATCCTCGCCCGCGTCTCGACCGACAGCGCCAAGACCCGCGACATCACCGGCGGTCTGCCGCGGGTGGCGGAGCTGTTCGAGGCGCGCCGGCCGAAGGACGCGGCGATCATCGCCGAGAAGTCCGGAACGATCTCGTTCGGGCGCGACTACA from Methylobacterium aquaticum encodes:
- the rpoC gene encoding DNA-directed RNA polymerase subunit beta', whose protein sequence is MNQEVMNLFNQQAQPQSFDQIKISISSPEKILSWSYGEIKKPETINYRTFKPERDGLFCARIFGPIKDYECLCGKYKRMKYKGVICEKCGVEVTLARVRRDRMGHIELAAPVAHIWFLKSLPSRIGLLLDMALKDLERILYFESYVTIEPGLTPLKERQLLSEEEYLRAQEEYGEDSFTAMIGAEAIRRILQELDLDKIAADLREEIATTTSELKPKKLLKRLKIIEAFQMSGNRPEWMILTVVPVIPPDLRPLVPLDGGRFATSDLNDLYRRVINRNNRLKRLIELRAPDIIIRNEKRMLQEAVDALFDNGRRGRVITGANKRPLKSLADMLKGKQGRFRQNLLGKRVDYSGRSVIVVGPELKLHQCGLPKKMALELFKPFIYARLDAKGFSATVKQAKKLVEKEKPEVWDILDEVIREHPVMLNRAPTLHRLGIQAFEPKLIEGKAIQLHPLVCAAFNADFDGDQMAVHVPLSLEAQLEARVLMMSTNNILHPANGAPIIVPSQDIVLGLYYLSIVADGSPGEHKPNDPKNPMKGVFGDFGELEHALAARTVTLHTKIKWRWRGLDSDGNEVSRIYDTTPGRVILSSVLPRHKRVPFDVVNKLMTKKEISAMIDTVYRHCGQKESVIFCDRIMGLGFIHAFRAGISFGKDDMVVPDNKWSIVDETRTLVKDYEQQYQDGLITQGEKYNKVVDAWAKCSDRLAGEMMNRISSVQKDEHGADKQVNSIYMMSHSGARGSPAQMKQLAAMRGLMAKPSGEIIETPIISNFKEGLDVLEYFNSTHGARKGLADTALKTANSGYLTRRLVDVAQDAVIRETDCGTENGIRMRAIIDAGQVVASLATRILGRATAEDLVANDGSIIVAKGETIEEKHLEAITKAGIQEVKIRSVLVCATRNGVCATCYGRDLARGTPVNMGEAVGVIAAQSIGEPGTQLTMRTFHIGGAAQIADSSFIESSFEGTVRIRNRGLARNSDGDLVAIGRNVAVVIVGPDGTERAVHRLQYGARVRVDEGDAIKRGQRIAEWDPYTRPILTEIDGIVAYEDLIDGQSITETTDESTGIAKRVVIDWRGSARTADLRPALAIHDQNGRVQKLPRGSDARSILPVEAIIGVDPGTRVKAGDILARVSTDSAKTRDITGGLPRVAELFEARRPKDAAIIAEKSGTISFGRDYKNKRRLSLTPHDGSEPVEYLIPKGKHIHLQDGDVVELGDFIVDGNPAPHDILAIKGVEELAAYLVNEIQEVYRLQGVSINDKHIEVIVRQMLQKVEITDGGDSEILTGDQIDRMELAEFNEKLLAEGKKPIQGVPVLLGITKASLQTRSFISAASFQETTRVLTEAAVNGKVDNLEGLKENVIVGSLIPAGTGAMIADIKSIARRRDGLIMAQKSAESGAAVAEQLPAAE